A single genomic interval of uncultured Pseudodesulfovibrio sp. harbors:
- a CDS encoding glutamate synthase-related protein: protein MLSERPITPSTLSRKDLPWQVKWDINTCTKCGRCTSVCPVNAIELGVFRKREIKTSMGLAAKPTNEFSTFYGIRQRTDPAYACIGCSMCNMVCPNNAIEPQREYDSTTLQFQNNRGGQPRTRGGRRNSSESLLDQLKFIRISMLTDPALDAGRHEFEMRTLLGRVLSPEDEIKCHRENGWKPPVREIYPLVIGGMSFGALSPNMWEGLQMGVAYLNEELNMPVRMCTGEGGCPPRLLRSRFLKYVILQIASGYFGWDEIIHAIPEMKEDPCAIEIKYGQGAKPGDGGLLMWSKVNELIAAIRGVPKGVSLPSPPTHQTQYSIEESVSKMIQSMSMAWGFRVPVYPKISASSTSLAVLNNLVRNPYAAGLAIDGEDGGTGAAYNVSMNHMGHPIASNLRDCYKALCLSGAQNEIPLIAGGGIGKHGNLAANAAALIMLGASMVQIGKYVMQAGAGCVGSEKDRCNVCNIGVCPKGITSQDPRVYRRLDPEKVAERVVDFYLSFDTELRKVFAPLGRSTSLPIGMSDALGVSDKHVADRLDIKYVI, encoded by the coding sequence ATGCTCTCAGAAAGACCCATTACGCCTTCAACCTTAAGTCGTAAGGACCTGCCCTGGCAGGTCAAGTGGGATATCAATACCTGCACCAAATGCGGGCGGTGTACTTCGGTCTGTCCGGTCAATGCCATTGAACTGGGTGTGTTTCGCAAGCGCGAGATCAAGACGTCCATGGGGCTGGCGGCCAAACCTACGAACGAGTTTTCCACCTTTTACGGCATCCGGCAGCGCACGGACCCTGCGTATGCATGTATCGGCTGCTCCATGTGCAACATGGTTTGCCCTAACAACGCTATTGAACCGCAGAGAGAGTACGACTCCACGACACTACAGTTTCAAAATAATCGCGGTGGCCAGCCTCGGACCCGCGGCGGTCGTCGGAACAGCAGCGAAAGCCTGCTCGATCAACTGAAGTTCATTCGTATTTCCATGCTGACCGATCCCGCGCTCGATGCGGGGCGTCATGAATTCGAGATGCGGACCCTGCTTGGGCGCGTCCTGTCCCCCGAGGATGAGATTAAGTGTCACCGGGAGAATGGCTGGAAGCCGCCGGTCCGTGAAATTTATCCGCTTGTCATCGGCGGCATGTCCTTTGGTGCGCTTTCCCCGAACATGTGGGAAGGGCTTCAGATGGGCGTGGCATATCTCAACGAAGAACTGAACATGCCTGTGCGTATGTGTACGGGCGAGGGCGGGTGCCCGCCGCGTCTGTTGCGTTCCCGTTTCCTGAAATATGTCATTTTGCAGATCGCTTCCGGTTATTTCGGCTGGGACGAGATCATCCACGCCATCCCCGAGATGAAGGAAGATCCGTGTGCCATTGAGATCAAGTACGGTCAGGGTGCCAAGCCCGGTGACGGCGGCTTGCTCATGTGGTCCAAGGTCAATGAGCTTATCGCTGCCATTCGCGGTGTGCCCAAGGGCGTGAGCCTGCCGAGTCCGCCGACGCACCAGACGCAGTACTCCATTGAGGAATCCGTTTCCAAGATGATCCAGTCCATGTCCATGGCCTGGGGATTTCGAGTGCCGGTTTATCCCAAAATCTCGGCATCTTCGACGTCGCTGGCAGTGCTGAACAACCTTGTGCGTAATCCGTATGCAGCCGGACTTGCCATTGATGGTGAAGACGGCGGCACCGGGGCGGCGTACAATGTTTCCATGAACCACATGGGACATCCCATCGCTTCCAACCTGCGCGACTGTTACAAGGCGCTGTGTCTTTCCGGCGCACAGAATGAAATTCCGCTCATCGCAGGAGGCGGCATCGGCAAGCATGGCAATCTCGCAGCTAATGCCGCTGCGCTCATCATGCTCGGTGCGAGCATGGTGCAGATCGGCAAGTACGTCATGCAGGCCGGAGCCGGATGCGTGGGCAGTGAAAAAGACCGTTGCAATGTCTGCAATATCGGCGTCTGCCCCAAGGGCATCACATCGCAGGACCCGAGAGTCTACCGTCGTCTCGATCCTGAAAAGGTTGCCGAGCGCGTCGTGGATTTCTACCTGAGCTTCGACACGGAACTGCGTAAGGTGTTCGCACCGCTCGGACGTTCCACGTCCTTGCCCATCGGCATGTCCGACGCTCTCGGCGTCAGTGACAAGCACGTCGCAGATCGTCTCGACATCAAGTACGTGATCTAG
- a CDS encoding glutamate synthase, whose protein sequence is MCRLFALTSRDPVSPMRAIDALNVMKEGHDGSGVGLYLSGLGGPFEDLKENPILSGIFTDAGLKRVYEYMAERGHRAKYSAMFKPESRPPSGTPRRGTYASLAYIMSEEWQALPKAKRDEQLVQMRLDLRAEGERTGDMMVFSFWPDTIMIKEVGDPLAIGEYLQLGREELHARHILAQGRQNTNYAINLYACHPFFIEGVGTMTNGENTAFVPIKEYLQSRGVTGYEGYQSDSEVFTHIAHYATKKLGLDISAYKHVITPMSDEEMVDHQDREFLSSLKKACRKLIIDGPNCIIGCLEDGTMFMVQDRKKLRPGVVGGNPELGIYAFSSEICGLNAAIPERDKSKDFQPMHLDTAIVGPDCREVVQCSQKDPLRLQP, encoded by the coding sequence ATGTGCCGTTTATTTGCGCTCACAAGCCGCGACCCGGTGTCACCCATGCGCGCCATCGATGCCCTCAATGTCATGAAAGAAGGGCATGACGGTTCCGGGGTGGGGCTGTATCTCAGCGGGCTTGGCGGTCCTTTTGAAGATTTGAAGGAAAATCCGATTCTATCCGGTATCTTTACTGACGCCGGGTTGAAGCGGGTTTATGAATATATGGCTGAACGTGGGCATCGCGCCAAATATTCCGCCATGTTCAAGCCGGAGTCCCGGCCTCCGTCCGGAACTCCGCGGCGCGGAACCTATGCGTCTTTGGCATATATCATGTCAGAGGAGTGGCAGGCCTTGCCCAAGGCCAAGCGGGATGAACAACTCGTGCAGATGCGCCTTGACCTACGTGCGGAGGGAGAGAGGACCGGCGACATGATGGTCTTTTCCTTCTGGCCGGACACCATCATGATCAAGGAAGTGGGCGACCCTTTGGCTATCGGAGAGTATCTCCAGCTTGGCCGGGAGGAGCTGCATGCACGGCACATTCTCGCGCAGGGGCGTCAGAACACAAACTACGCCATTAACCTGTATGCCTGCCATCCCTTCTTCATTGAGGGCGTCGGCACCATGACCAATGGCGAGAATACGGCGTTTGTTCCCATCAAGGAATATCTCCAGTCGCGCGGCGTGACCGGTTACGAAGGCTATCAGTCCGATTCCGAGGTGTTTACGCATATTGCACATTACGCCACCAAGAAACTCGGTCTTGATATCAGTGCGTACAAGCATGTCATTACCCCCATGAGTGATGAGGAAATGGTGGATCATCAGGACCGCGAATTTCTTTCCAGCCTGAAGAAGGCTTGCCGGAAATTGATCATTGACGGCCCCAACTGCATCATCGGCTGTCTTGAAGACGGCACCATGTTCATGGTTCAGGATCGCAAGAAGCTGCGCCCCGGCGTGGTCGGAGGCAATCCCGAACTCGGTATTTATGCCTTTTCCTCGGAAATATGCGGATTGAATGCCGCCATTCCCGAACGAGATAAAAGTAAAGATTTCCAACCTATGCATCTTGATACGGCAATTGTTGGACCCGATTGCCGGGAGGTTGTCCAATGCTCTCAGAAAGACCCATTACGCCTTCAACCTTAA